Proteins encoded by one window of Desulfomonilia bacterium:
- a CDS encoding CehA/McbA family metallohydrolase: protein MHSSMRTFRGIVALFALVFITVTGYGCGGGGSDGIALIEEESSELSGMSIYFGSLNGSSGASGSQGGDDYAEQFISARNSLMDFYAITDNSDEISSNEWERLKTASKTYTKNGSFVAIRGFCFNDPHFGHASIIGTDDFLTYEGYGMGSLSMLYSWIGDNAALAQFNHPGEQKGVFNDLAWSEDASRGIFAIETANNDYSCADFKYYPYYVTALDKGWKVAPSANQEKASAGKISVRTALIAENLSQPALLDAMRMRRIYATDDINTRIIFKSGNEWMGSTLSPSKGQAELVLMVSDDEPVIRLEIITNRGMVIALKEMYDFAGNLDTTGIEYVNYMGREWVKWKVSVSSAQGSYYFARITGKNTLDSGGKTQVSITAPIWFGNVEPASGESKTLAQIEQEMLNGSKIYFGNIHGHSNVSDGENPPETDFILAQYSLMDFYVITDHDALTSASEWKTNGEVADLYNKDGSFVAMRGFEWSHPVTGHMCIYNTSDYTTFLVTGLLNVNDIYKWIDKRGALAQFNHPGRESGIFGDLALYHDAVDNFFGIETGNKDVGNNDLEYFPYYITALDKGWKVAPTSNLDNHTPTANSHRTAMIADELTRQGLLEAMKARRIYSTDDPNIRLILKCGDTFMGSSAAATSTMQEISLMICDDEPVTRIEIITNGGALAADKYVYDAQGNFNPAGIQYAEYKDTQWILYKVYVPATAGSYYFARVTSKNTLDDDGKIQMAVTAPLWFE from the coding sequence ATGCATTCTTCTATGAGGACTTTTCGGGGTATCGTTGCATTATTTGCCTTGGTGTTCATTACAGTAACCGGTTACGGTTGCGGCGGCGGAGGGAGTGACGGGATTGCGCTTATCGAAGAGGAATCTTCCGAACTTTCAGGCATGAGCATCTATTTCGGAAGCCTCAACGGCTCATCAGGCGCCTCCGGGTCACAGGGCGGAGATGACTACGCCGAGCAGTTCATCTCGGCAAGAAACAGCCTTATGGACTTTTATGCCATTACAGACAACAGTGATGAAATCAGCAGCAACGAGTGGGAAAGGCTGAAGACGGCATCGAAGACCTATACAAAGAACGGCTCGTTTGTCGCAATAAGGGGCTTCTGCTTCAATGACCCCCATTTCGGACATGCAAGTATAATCGGCACTGACGATTTCCTAACATATGAAGGATACGGGATGGGATCTCTCAGTATGCTCTATTCATGGATTGGCGATAATGCCGCACTTGCGCAGTTCAATCATCCGGGCGAGCAGAAAGGCGTATTCAATGACCTCGCCTGGTCTGAAGATGCTTCTCGCGGCATTTTTGCAATAGAAACAGCCAACAATGACTATTCCTGCGCGGATTTCAAATATTATCCTTATTATGTAACCGCACTCGACAAGGGATGGAAGGTTGCACCTTCGGCAAATCAGGAAAAGGCTTCGGCAGGGAAAATCAGCGTAAGGACTGCACTAATTGCGGAAAATTTATCACAGCCCGCTCTTCTGGATGCAATGAGGATGAGACGCATCTATGCTACTGATGACATCAATACAAGGATAATTTTCAAGTCCGGTAATGAATGGATGGGCTCTACGCTTTCGCCTTCAAAGGGTCAGGCCGAACTTGTCCTTATGGTGTCCGACGACGAGCCTGTCATAAGGCTTGAAATAATTACAAACAGGGGCATGGTGATCGCACTGAAGGAGATGTATGACTTTGCCGGCAATCTTGATACCACAGGCATTGAATATGTAAATTATATGGGCAGGGAATGGGTCAAATGGAAGGTAAGCGTATCATCTGCCCAGGGTTCTTACTATTTTGCCAGAATAACGGGAAAGAACACCCTGGATAGCGGCGGAAAAACCCAGGTCTCGATAACCGCACCCATATGGTTTGGCAATGTCGAACCTGCTTCCGGCGAATCGAAAACCCTGGCTCAAATCGAGCAGGAAATGCTCAACGGCAGCAAAATTTATTTCGGAAACATACACGGCCACTCGAACGTTTCAGATGGAGAGAATCCGCCAGAGACCGATTTCATTCTGGCCCAATACAGCCTCATGGATTTCTACGTGATTACCGACCATGACGCGCTTACCAGTGCCTCTGAATGGAAGACAAACGGTGAAGTGGCGGACCTTTACAACAAAGACGGCAGTTTCGTGGCGATGAGGGGCTTCGAGTGGAGTCATCCGGTGACGGGCCATATGTGCATCTACAACACGAGCGATTACACAACCTTTCTTGTCACGGGCCTGCTCAATGTAAACGACATATACAAGTGGATAGACAAGAGAGGAGCCCTTGCCCAATTCAACCATCCCGGAAGGGAAAGCGGTATATTCGGAGACCTCGCTCTTTATCATGATGCGGTAGATAACTTCTTCGGCATCGAGACCGGAAACAAGGACGTAGGCAACAATGATCTCGAATACTTCCCTTACTACATAACCGCACTCGACAAGGGATGGAAGGTTGCACCGACTTCAAACCTGGACAACCACACTCCGACAGCCAACAGCCACAGGACTGCCATGATAGCTGACGAACTGACGAGACAGGGACTTCTGGAGGCAATGAAGGCAAGGCGGATATATTCGACTGATGATCCGAACATAAGGCTTATACTCAAGTGCGGCGACACATTCATGGGTTCAAGCGCAGCAGCGACAAGCACAATGCAGGAAATCTCCTTGATGATATGCGATGACGAGCCGGTGACCAGGATTGAAATCATAACGAACGGAGGCGCGCTGGCCGCAGACAAATACGTCTATGACGCCCAGGGCAACTTCAATCCTGCAGGTATTCAATATGCCGAGTACAAGGACACACAATGGATCCTGTACAAGGTCTATGTTCCGGCAACTGCAGGTTCATACTACTTTGCCAGGGTGACAAGCAAAAACACGCTTGATGATGACGGAAAGATTCAGATGGCGGTAACAGCACCGCTCTGGTTTGAATGA
- a CDS encoding exo-alpha-sialidase — MTDSNHNRLNIIIRVLIFILSVLFAAVVYVWITSFGGEFLIIARRTWILAIFAVMLVAGSSFGLLRAMQKKEHPSPFVIRTVFAFMNLISGIILFVIFGYLLLWVVDSMDTVELAVLSLPFIGFGLLLIIDGAIALFCLKKGGGGVPGMVISGCAFLFLFAAFGITLLLWNPAYAPNMEHTWLFKKGMPEGRGYRIPSMLTMKDDLGRDIVIAFAESRADVMLDWGDIDLVMRRSVDGGKTWGSIQVLVDAGGHTAGNPCPVFDRDTRTLWLPYCIDNKEVWMMKSTDFGKTFSKPFQITKELGLELKCDSSPLCMEYGTGPGTGIQLNNSRLVVPAYFFGPSIKRGAHVIYSDDHGKTWHKGKDLGIGEEPQAFVMADGTLNMNCRYKRCQPRQVGLSRDGGKTWFKQYPDNALIDAETQASIISLPGTSGNIIFSNPAGCARGNMTLRMSLDDGVTWPFSREVYNGPSCYSQLCTLPDGEVLLLFETGKYDYREGLMLVRFPPGWLREVLRK; from the coding sequence ATGACTGATTCAAATCACAACAGACTGAACATCATCATCAGGGTTTTGATTTTTATACTTTCCGTATTGTTCGCAGCAGTAGTCTATGTCTGGATAACATCCTTCGGCGGAGAATTTCTGATAATCGCGAGGAGAACATGGATACTCGCGATCTTCGCGGTCATGCTAGTGGCCGGTTCGTCCTTCGGGCTTCTAAGGGCTATGCAGAAAAAGGAACACCCTTCACCCTTTGTCATAAGGACAGTCTTTGCATTCATGAATCTCATTTCCGGAATAATCCTTTTCGTGATCTTCGGCTATCTGCTGCTCTGGGTCGTCGATTCCATGGACACTGTCGAACTAGCAGTCCTTTCGCTTCCATTCATTGGTTTCGGTCTTCTGCTCATCATCGACGGTGCGATCGCGCTCTTCTGTCTAAAAAAAGGCGGAGGAGGCGTGCCCGGCATGGTGATATCCGGATGCGCATTTCTCTTCCTGTTCGCCGCATTCGGGATAACGCTCCTTCTCTGGAACCCGGCCTATGCACCGAACATGGAGCATACGTGGCTCTTCAAAAAAGGCATGCCCGAAGGCAGGGGCTACCGCATACCTTCGATGCTCACAATGAAGGATGATCTCGGGCGTGATATTGTTATAGCCTTTGCTGAATCCCGCGCCGATGTAATGCTCGACTGGGGCGATATCGACCTGGTGATGCGCCGAAGTGTTGACGGCGGAAAAACATGGGGTTCGATACAGGTGCTGGTTGACGCGGGCGGACATACCGCCGGTAATCCCTGCCCTGTGTTTGACCGCGACACCAGGACGCTGTGGCTGCCGTACTGTATCGACAACAAAGAGGTCTGGATGATGAAGAGCACGGATTTCGGAAAGACCTTCTCAAAGCCGTTTCAGATAACGAAGGAACTCGGCCTCGAATTGAAATGCGACAGCTCTCCCCTGTGCATGGAATATGGCACAGGTCCCGGCACTGGCATTCAACTCAATAATTCCAGGCTCGTAGTACCCGCATATTTCTTCGGTCCGAGCATTAAAAGAGGCGCACATGTCATATACAGCGACGACCATGGAAAGACATGGCATAAGGGAAAAGACCTTGGCATCGGCGAAGAACCGCAGGCTTTCGTCATGGCGGACGGAACGCTTAACATGAACTGCCGCTATAAGCGCTGCCAGCCTAGACAGGTCGGTTTGAGCAGAGACGGCGGGAAGACATGGTTCAAACAGTATCCTGACAATGCCCTGATCGATGCCGAGACACAGGCATCCATCATCAGCCTGCCTGGAACGTCTGGAAATATCATTTTCAGCAACCCTGCAGGGTGCGCCAGAGGAAACATGACATTAAGGATGAGCCTCGATGATGGCGTGACCTGGCCTTTCAGCAGAGAAGTCTATAACGGGCCTTCATGCTATTCACAGCTCTGCACATTGCCGGACGGAGAAGTTCTGCTGCTGTTTGAAACCGGCAAATATGATTATCGAGAAGGATTAATGCTGGTAAGGTTTCCCCCCGGCTGGCTTAGAGAAGTCCTCAGGAAGTGA
- a CDS encoding helix-turn-helix transcriptional regulator produces the protein MAIVINLDVMLARRKMRSNELAQVIGITEQNLSILKTGKAKAIRLGTLDAICRHLKCQPGDLLEFVEDDPVKGAG, from the coding sequence ATGGCTATCGTAATAAACCTCGATGTGATGCTTGCCAGGCGAAAGATGAGGTCAAATGAGCTGGCGCAAGTCATAGGCATTACTGAGCAGAACCTCTCGATTTTAAAGACAGGCAAGGCTAAGGCCATAAGGCTGGGCACATTGGATGCTATCTGCAGACATCTAAAATGCCAGCCCGGCGACTTGCTTGAGTTTGTCGAAGATGATCCGGTGAAGGGGGCAGGCTAA
- a CDS encoding DUF2975 domain-containing protein, with amino-acid sequence MNAIERVQTLSKRLRVIFTVVLVLIPVIQILFWVFFNQLPKDMIPNDLPVAVQQNLPLSARLTALAASFITSGVAMACVYFLIRLFSLYEKAEIFTEGSVKCLRSLGRLILWLFAAGIVQQPLMSMALTLHNPPGQRIIRLGLSSDDIKILLIGIVVVLIAWVMDEGRVLYEEQQLTV; translated from the coding sequence ATGAATGCCATAGAGCGCGTACAAACATTGAGCAAAAGGTTGAGAGTCATTTTTACTGTAGTTCTTGTTCTAATTCCCGTTATCCAGATACTTTTCTGGGTATTTTTCAATCAACTGCCCAAGGATATGATCCCCAATGATCTGCCGGTTGCGGTCCAGCAGAACCTTCCGCTGAGCGCCAGGCTCACGGCGCTTGCGGCGAGCTTCATAACCTCCGGAGTGGCAATGGCCTGTGTATATTTTCTGATCAGGCTGTTCAGCCTTTATGAGAAGGCTGAGATATTTACCGAAGGCTCGGTCAAGTGTCTGCGCTCTCTGGGCAGGTTGATCCTATGGCTGTTTGCCGCAGGGATTGTCCAGCAGCCGTTGATGAGCATGGCGCTCACGCTTCACAACCCCCCGGGACAACGCATAATCCGCCTGGGACTAAGCTCGGATGACATCAAAATACTTCTCATCGGTATAGTGGTCGTGCTCATAGCCTGGGTCATGGATGAAGGGCGGGTGCTCTATGAAGAGCAGCAGCTTACCGTTTAG
- a CDS encoding serine protease: MKKLIVVFTFFLFTGCAGLIPAQEEDKWLQAQITTPPEINVSGSYYDQLNPPPNFWQSAVISLMNSYYEGWGIANLQQDKSQVYGSLSSYYTIKGTVSGKTVCLLIIYRGRVKYIAKLISNKEGTLIGTYFEDAEMRIGNPMVLAPVPKNSEPAASSTGQTIITGTGFTISNQGFIATANHVVDNAKEIKVHFGSTAMEAKIYQSDPINDIAILKVEKPTPIYLPIAPMRSAKTGDRVFTVGYPLSSILGQEIKYTEGVISSLSGLQDAASFFQITVPVQPGNSGGALINEKGQVVGIISSSAAIMPFMKESGTLPQNVNWAVKSDYIRPLLDLPEEQQKSLSREAAIEKAKQATVMIEAVSK, from the coding sequence ATGAAGAAACTGATTGTAGTATTTACGTTTTTTCTTTTTACGGGTTGTGCTGGGCTTATCCCTGCCCAAGAAGAAGATAAGTGGCTTCAAGCACAAATCACAACACCACCTGAGATTAATGTCAGCGGAAGCTACTATGACCAACTGAACCCACCACCGAATTTTTGGCAATCAGCAGTAATCTCTCTGATGAACTCTTACTACGAGGGGTGGGGAATTGCTAACCTTCAACAGGACAAATCTCAAGTCTATGGGAGCTTGTCATCTTACTATACCATCAAAGGCACTGTAAGCGGAAAGACAGTTTGTTTGCTTATTATATACAGAGGCAGGGTTAAATATATTGCTAAACTCATATCCAATAAAGAAGGAACTCTGATTGGCACATATTTCGAAGATGCAGAGATGCGAATAGGAAATCCAATGGTGCTGGCCCCTGTACCAAAAAATTCCGAACCAGCAGCTAGCAGCACAGGTCAAACAATCATTACTGGAACTGGCTTTACAATTTCAAATCAGGGTTTCATTGCCACTGCAAATCATGTTGTAGATAACGCAAAAGAAATAAAAGTCCACTTTGGATCAACAGCCATGGAAGCAAAAATATATCAGTCTGATCCAATAAACGATATTGCAATCTTGAAAGTGGAAAAACCAACTCCAATATATTTGCCTATTGCCCCCATGAGGTCTGCAAAGACAGGAGACAGGGTGTTTACCGTTGGATATCCATTATCTTCGATATTAGGGCAGGAAATTAAATATACTGAAGGTGTTATTAGTTCATTAAGCGGATTGCAAGATGCAGCTTCATTTTTTCAAATTACTGTTCCTGTGCAGCCTGGTAATTCTGGTGGAGCACTCATAAACGAAAAAGGACAGGTTGTTGGGATAATAAGTTCTTCCGCAGCAATTATGCCATTTATGAAGGAATCTGGAACCTTACCTCAAAATGTTAACTGGGCAGTTAAATCTGACTATATTAGGCCGTTATTGGATTTGCCGGAAGAGCAACAAAAATCATTATCAAGGGAAGCAGCAATTGAAAAAGCGAAACAAGCTACCGTTATGATTGAAGCAGTTTCAAAATGA